A genomic window from Methanovulcanius yangii includes:
- a CDS encoding helix-turn-helix transcriptional regulator encodes MPELAEEALKVIQSYPEGVLQSELWKLLDIDSRKCSRVVKKLVDDERVERIEYRKDGIKTYVIKAKRPAVDPSLLLAGGELLPCICCEEECEVQVCPYLLDWIYQLAIEEFEE; translated from the coding sequence ATGCCTGAACTTGCAGAAGAAGCCCTCAAGGTTATACAGTCGTACCCGGAAGGAGTACTCCAGAGTGAACTCTGGAAACTCCTTGATATTGACAGCCGCAAATGTTCGCGGGTCGTAAAAAAACTCGTTGATGACGAACGTGTGGAACGCATTGAGTATCGAAAGGACGGGATAAAAACATACGTCATCAAGGCGAAACGTCCCGCGGTCGACCCCTCCCTCCTCCTTGCAGGTGGCGAACTTCTCCCCTGCATCTGTTGTGAGGAAGAATGCGAGGTCCAGGTCTGCCCGTACCTTCTCGACTGGATTTATCAGCTGGCAATCGAAGAGTTTGAAGAATAA
- the aglJ gene encoding S-layer glycoprotein N-glycosyltransferase AglJ, with product MAIDRDQVCIFIPTLNEEPTIGSLVKEFMDIGYSHVFVMDGNSSDNTLETARAAGAEVTIQEGKGKGAAIIESVPLFSRPYILMLDGDGTYLPEDADKMIAPLFEGYDHVIGNRLVAPDKGALSRLNLFGNRIINEMFRIVHGRHLGDILSGYRAFTLKGMKEMRLTEPGFVIETEMAVESLRNEQKVKIVPVSYVSRPGTPTKLRPFHDGGKIIAALYRLARRNNPLFYFGLIGGFISCVGLVTGLYVVWEWFRGIEHLPLTILTALLVMGGIQIFMFGILSDIIYANQQELRSEIQHLQNELSQNERR from the coding sequence ATGGCTATTGATCGTGATCAGGTCTGTATCTTCATCCCGACCCTGAACGAGGAGCCGACTATCGGCAGCCTGGTGAAGGAATTCATGGATATCGGGTATTCCCATGTTTTCGTAATGGACGGGAACAGTTCTGACAATACCCTCGAAACAGCCCGTGCAGCGGGCGCCGAGGTCACGATCCAGGAGGGAAAAGGAAAGGGTGCGGCAATAATCGAGAGCGTCCCCCTCTTTTCCCGCCCATATATTCTTATGCTTGACGGGGACGGCACCTACCTTCCCGAAGATGCCGACAAGATGATAGCACCCCTCTTTGAGGGGTATGATCATGTCATCGGCAACCGCCTTGTCGCACCCGACAAGGGGGCTCTGTCACGTCTCAACCTCTTTGGCAACCGCATCATCAACGAGATGTTCAGGATAGTGCACGGTAGGCATCTCGGGGACATCCTGTCCGGATATCGCGCCTTCACCCTCAAAGGAATGAAGGAGATGAGGCTGACCGAGCCCGGTTTTGTAATTGAGACCGAGATGGCGGTGGAATCTCTCCGCAATGAACAGAAGGTAAAGATTGTTCCGGTGAGCTATGTCAGCCGCCCGGGAACCCCCACGAAACTCCGGCCATTCCATGATGGCGGAAAGATCATCGCTGCCCTCTACCGGCTCGCCCGGAGAAACAACCCGCTCTTTTATTTTGGCCTCATAGGGGGATTCATTTCCTGTGTCGGACTTGTCACCGGCCTGTATGTGGTATGGGAATGGTTCAGGGGCATTGAGCACCTTCCCCTGACGATCCTGACCGCGCTTCTCGTCATGGGCGGCATCCAGATCTTCATGTTCGGCATTCTGAGCGATATCATCTATGCCAATCAGCAGGAGCTAAGGAGCGAAATCCAGCACCTGCAAAACGAACTCTCTCAAAACGAACGCCGGTAA
- a CDS encoding class 1 fructose-bisphosphatase — MTTLRQYLDSTACEEPLRDLIELIAYQAIPIREAFIENQSYAGTENVYGEEQAAMDTWADQHLIGVLGESGMVKAIASEEQEDIVLFPDAMGDYSVVMDPLDGSSLIQVNLAVGTIIGIYPGGNALKKGEELTAALYMLYGPLTVLTLTVGEGVCTFALNKEGIYVLMEKDIRMPEGKLYGTGGLKNEWPQEHMDFISLCEQLGGKIRYSGSFVADFHQILKYGGIYCYPALNGKPTGKLRLVYEANPIGFIAAQAGGAITDGRRNLLEVQPEKPDHRTPIYVGSRRMIDLVQSCMKSL; from the coding sequence ATGACGACCCTGCGGCAGTATCTGGACAGCACGGCGTGTGAAGAACCACTCAGGGACCTCATCGAACTGATTGCCTACCAGGCAATCCCTATTCGTGAAGCGTTCATCGAGAATCAGTCCTACGCCGGTACAGAGAATGTTTATGGAGAAGAACAGGCCGCGATGGATACCTGGGCTGACCAGCACCTCATCGGTGTCCTTGGCGAATCAGGAATGGTAAAGGCAATTGCATCCGAAGAGCAGGAAGATATTGTTCTCTTTCCCGATGCAATGGGCGATTATTCCGTTGTGATGGACCCACTGGACGGCTCATCGCTTATTCAGGTCAATCTGGCCGTAGGAACCATCATCGGCATATATCCCGGTGGCAATGCCCTGAAGAAGGGAGAGGAGCTTACTGCCGCGCTCTATATGCTCTATGGCCCTCTGACCGTCCTGACCCTTACCGTAGGCGAGGGGGTCTGCACGTTTGCCCTGAACAAGGAAGGAATATATGTCCTCATGGAAAAGGACATCCGCATGCCCGAAGGAAAGCTCTACGGCACCGGAGGACTGAAAAACGAATGGCCGCAGGAACATATGGATTTCATCTCCCTTTGCGAACAGCTGGGAGGGAAGATCCGATATTCTGGATCATTTGTCGCAGATTTTCACCAGATCCTCAAATACGGCGGCATATACTGTTACCCCGCTCTCAACGGCAAACCCACGGGAAAGCTCAGGCTGGTCTATGAAGCAAATCCCATTGGCTTTATTGCAGCCCAGGCGGGAGGGGCGATCACGGATGGCAGGCGTAACCTTCTGGAAGTACAGCCGGAGAAGCCGGACCACAGAACACCAATATATGTCGGCAGCAGGAGAATGATCGATCTTGTGCAGTCGTGCATGAAATCCCTCTGA
- a CDS encoding LSM domain-containing protein: MVNSIVLPIKKVFALVDSQIIVEIKDDARTLKGRLVAVDEHLNVQMDQTTEYVDGQRGRTLGTVVIRGSNILTIAPEL; this comes from the coding sequence ATGGTAAACAGCATTGTTCTCCCGATCAAAAAAGTCTTCGCTCTGGTTGATTCTCAGATTATTGTTGAGATAAAGGACGATGCGCGTACACTCAAGGGACGCCTGGTTGCGGTTGACGAACACCTGAATGTACAGATGGACCAGACCACGGAGTATGTTGACGGTCAGCGTGGACGCACCCTTGGAACCGTTGTTATCCGCGGCAGCAATATCCTGACTATTGCACCGGAACTCTGA
- a CDS encoding anaerobic ribonucleoside-triphosphate reductase activating protein: MNFGGFVPVSTVDWRGRSVCTVFLRGCPVRCHYCHNLPLQSGQDFRDTEEVLDMIRSSRMVISGVIFSGGEPTMQKNALIALADGCRTMGLKVGVQTNGVFPVTLRALIERGLLDLVHLDIKTRWEHYPHLFRVGAEVTAHVRESLTLCMEANDDGRLEEFQVVVTLFPGREDDVYHIAKEIGDHDLVLNQGVEGNIPPLKFEELKKIADKLRRPVKIRTREDGEVGYVDNRIIIADSIVLTDILQARRNY; encoded by the coding sequence GTGAATTTTGGCGGATTTGTTCCGGTAAGCACGGTAGACTGGCGTGGAAGATCGGTCTGTACAGTATTTCTGAGAGGGTGCCCTGTGCGGTGTCACTATTGCCATAACCTGCCCCTGCAATCCGGTCAGGATTTCCGTGATACGGAGGAAGTGCTCGATATGATTCGTTCGTCCCGGATGGTCATCTCAGGGGTCATCTTTTCAGGCGGAGAACCGACCATGCAGAAGAATGCCCTCATTGCCCTTGCCGATGGGTGCCGTACAATGGGTCTCAAAGTCGGTGTCCAGACCAACGGGGTATTTCCCGTGACCCTTCGTGCATTGATTGAACGTGGTCTCCTCGATCTTGTGCATCTTGATATCAAGACGAGATGGGAGCACTATCCGCACCTGTTTCGTGTAGGGGCGGAAGTGACTGCGCATGTGCGTGAGTCCCTGACCCTCTGCATGGAGGCAAACGATGACGGCAGGCTGGAGGAATTCCAGGTTGTTGTTACCCTGTTTCCGGGCAGGGAAGACGATGTGTATCATATTGCAAAGGAGATAGGAGATCACGATCTCGTGCTCAACCAGGGGGTTGAAGGGAACATTCCGCCACTGAAATTCGAAGAACTGAAGAAGATTGCCGATAAACTGCGCAGGCCTGTGAAGATTCGGACGCGTGAGGACGGTGAGGTCGGCTATGTCGACAACCGGATTATTATCGCCGATTCGATAGTACTGACTGATATTCTCCAGGCACGGAGAAATTATTAG
- a CDS encoding class II aldolase/adducin family protein, with the protein MQDPEFERIGKRLIMEGLLSGNFGNMSVRYDGGFFITASGSFLDNPGELAEVSWLKGPGEGASSEYRVHQKIYEATAATAIVHAHPPVTVAASFTGDAINPIDSEGKMFLPSIPVVDGEPGTEVLAENVGAAAVLAPVVIARGHGTFACAETLEKAYLLTAITEHAAKVLYYRRSF; encoded by the coding sequence ATGCAGGATCCGGAATTTGAACGAATAGGAAAGAGGCTTATCATGGAGGGCCTCCTGAGCGGGAATTTTGGGAACATGAGTGTCAGGTACGATGGAGGATTTTTCATTACGGCAAGCGGCTCTTTTCTCGATAACCCGGGTGAACTGGCTGAGGTTTCGTGGCTGAAGGGTCCGGGAGAAGGGGCCTCGAGCGAGTACCGTGTCCACCAGAAGATCTATGAGGCAACAGCAGCTACGGCAATTGTTCATGCTCATCCCCCGGTGACTGTTGCGGCCTCTTTCACAGGGGATGCAATCAATCCGATTGACAGTGAGGGAAAGATGTTTTTGCCGTCAATTCCTGTTGTTGACGGGGAACCCGGGACCGAAGTACTGGCAGAAAATGTCGGTGCCGCAGCCGTCCTCGCACCTGTCGTCATTGCACGCGGGCACGGAACCTTTGCTTGCGCAGAAACCCTTGAAAAGGCCTATCTTCTAACGGCCATCACCGAGCATGCGGCAAAGGTCCTCTATTACCGGCGTTCGTTTTGA
- a CDS encoding Hsp20/alpha crystallin family protein, giving the protein MASRLPASPSLLPARGHRKVPEEGSAPLDRCSEPETGIFDTPGNRYITIELPGIDHEDIRFAVDGSELHIAADGREMMFRNIIPLDGMEPDSLRYTFRNGIPEFSLRNISGKA; this is encoded by the coding sequence GTGGCATCCCGCCTGCCGGCCTCTCCATCACTTTTACCCGCCCGGGGACACCGGAAGGTGCCGGAAGAGGGCTCTGCGCCCCTCGACCGGTGCTCCGAACCGGAGACCGGGATATTCGACACACCGGGGAACCGCTACATCACCATCGAACTCCCCGGCATTGATCACGAAGACATCCGCTTTGCCGTCGATGGATCCGAGCTTCATATTGCCGCAGACGGACGGGAGATGATGTTCCGGAATATCATCCCGCTCGACGGTATGGAACCGGACAGCCTCCGGTACACCTTCAGGAACGGCATTCCGGAGTTTTCACTACGGAATATCTCCGGAAAAGCCTGA
- a CDS encoding CDC48 family AAA ATPase has protein sequence MSSPTSLEVTVKEAAHEDAGRGIARLSTDIMAALGLRSGDVIEIDGREKAAAIVWPGFGEDRGRGILRIDGNIRSNARVGIDEKVTVSRAEVREATKLIIQPTHPVRLSGFEQSFARLVEGRPVVEGQQFRVALLGTTLTFVITKLSPKGVAVVTRNTEIELREEVYKPEEAKKKGKELPDVHYEDIGGLGRELDQVREMIELPLRHPEIFDRLGIEPPKGVLLYGPPGTGKTLIAKAVANEVDAHFITLSGPEIMSKYYGESEGKLREVFEEAQENAPTIIFIDEIDSIAPKRSETKGEVEQRIVAQLLSLMDGLKGRGEVIVIAATNIPDSIDPALRRGGRFDREIEIGIPDKKGRLEIFQVHTRGVPLDFEKIPLTDEDRAGREQGEGGEEKELKRKKFLEPYAASTHGFVGADIALLVKEAAMHALRESIQGLNLDEEIPLDVIEDLKVTKANFDAALASVEPSAMREVLVEVPDVTWDDVGGLEDVKEELTEAVEWPLKYPEVFDRLHTKPPSGILLFGPPGTGKTLLAKAVANQSECNFISVKGPELLSKWVGESEKGVRDIFRKARQAAPSIIFFDEIDSLLPKRGSYEGSSHVTESVVSQILTEIDGLEELSNVTILGATNRPDMLDEAMMRPGRFDRVIYVPPPDAEARRKIFGVYLSDAESILTGDINVEDLVAKTDGYVGADIEALVREAKLGAMREFIAMMTGKNPQEWNEALTNVRVTRAHFDKALKKVTPSLDREAVERSEHRAWPFLFNEEERGILEKAASVLTRAGFGHEDDAAVQTGEKELRGATFGAQKNFEEIRKKTADLEELLT, from the coding sequence ATGTCATCACCCACATCACTTGAAGTTACTGTAAAAGAAGCCGCACATGAGGATGCCGGGAGGGGAATTGCCCGTCTTTCAACGGACATCATGGCCGCCCTCGGCCTGAGAAGCGGTGATGTTATTGAGATTGACGGCCGGGAGAAAGCGGCGGCGATAGTGTGGCCGGGATTCGGGGAAGACCGGGGACGCGGAATTCTTCGGATTGACGGAAACATCAGGAGCAATGCACGCGTAGGAATCGATGAGAAGGTCACGGTCTCACGTGCTGAGGTCAGGGAAGCAACCAAACTGATCATCCAGCCGACCCACCCCGTACGGCTGAGCGGGTTCGAACAGAGTTTTGCCCGCCTTGTAGAAGGGCGCCCGGTGGTGGAGGGACAGCAGTTCCGGGTGGCACTCCTGGGAACGACACTGACTTTTGTCATCACCAAACTCTCCCCAAAAGGTGTCGCAGTCGTCACCCGCAATACAGAGATAGAACTCAGGGAAGAGGTGTACAAACCGGAAGAAGCCAAGAAAAAGGGCAAGGAACTTCCGGATGTACATTACGAGGATATTGGAGGTCTGGGCCGCGAACTCGATCAGGTAAGAGAGATGATCGAACTCCCCCTCAGGCACCCGGAGATATTCGATCGGCTGGGGATAGAGCCACCAAAGGGCGTACTCCTCTATGGGCCTCCGGGGACGGGGAAGACCCTCATCGCAAAGGCGGTGGCAAACGAGGTCGATGCCCACTTCATCACCCTCTCCGGGCCCGAGATCATGAGCAAATACTACGGAGAGTCCGAAGGAAAGCTCAGGGAGGTCTTCGAGGAGGCGCAGGAGAATGCACCAACCATCATTTTCATCGATGAAATCGACTCCATCGCACCAAAACGCTCGGAGACGAAAGGGGAAGTGGAACAGCGGATCGTCGCCCAGCTCCTTTCCCTCATGGATGGCCTGAAGGGGCGCGGAGAGGTCATCGTCATCGCGGCCACGAACATTCCTGACAGCATTGACCCGGCGCTGCGCAGGGGAGGGAGGTTTGACCGCGAGATCGAGATCGGCATTCCTGATAAGAAAGGCAGGCTGGAGATCTTCCAGGTCCACACCCGTGGGGTTCCTCTTGACTTCGAGAAGATCCCGCTCACCGATGAAGATCGCGCCGGCCGCGAACAGGGTGAAGGAGGTGAAGAAAAGGAACTGAAACGGAAGAAGTTCCTTGAACCATACGCTGCAAGCACCCACGGATTTGTGGGGGCGGATATCGCACTCCTGGTAAAGGAGGCGGCAATGCATGCACTCAGGGAGAGCATTCAGGGGCTGAACCTTGATGAGGAGATCCCCCTTGATGTCATCGAGGACCTCAAAGTGACCAAGGCGAACTTTGATGCGGCACTTGCGAGCGTAGAGCCTTCAGCAATGCGTGAGGTCCTCGTCGAGGTTCCGGATGTCACATGGGATGACGTCGGGGGACTCGAAGATGTCAAGGAGGAACTTACCGAGGCCGTTGAATGGCCCCTGAAGTATCCCGAGGTCTTTGACCGTCTCCACACCAAACCTCCGTCCGGCATCCTTCTCTTCGGCCCCCCGGGTACCGGCAAGACGCTCCTCGCAAAGGCTGTCGCAAACCAGAGCGAATGCAACTTCATCTCGGTGAAAGGCCCGGAACTCCTCTCGAAATGGGTGGGAGAATCAGAAAAAGGTGTCAGGGACATCTTCAGGAAGGCACGTCAGGCAGCGCCCTCGATCATCTTCTTCGACGAGATCGACTCACTCCTTCCGAAGAGAGGAAGCTATGAAGGCTCATCACACGTGACAGAGAGCGTGGTCTCCCAGATCCTGACCGAGATCGACGGACTGGAGGAACTCTCGAATGTTACCATCCTGGGCGCAACCAACCGTCCGGACATGCTTGACGAGGCCATGATGAGGCCGGGACGCTTTGACCGTGTCATCTACGTACCTCCCCCCGATGCCGAGGCACGGCGGAAGATCTTCGGCGTCTACCTCAGCGATGCCGAAAGCATCCTCACCGGGGATATCAACGTGGAAGATCTGGTTGCAAAGACCGATGGGTATGTCGGAGCAGATATCGAGGCTTTGGTCCGCGAGGCAAAACTTGGTGCAATGCGTGAATTCATCGCCATGATGACTGGAAAGAACCCACAGGAGTGGAACGAGGCGCTCACCAACGTCCGGGTTACCCGGGCACACTTTGATAAGGCCCTGAAGAAGGTGACGCCCTCTCTCGACCGCGAGGCGGTCGAGAGGAGCGAACACAGGGCGTGGCCATTCCTTTTCAACGAGGAAGAACGAGGTATTCTTGAAAAGGCAGCCTCCGTCCTCACCCGTGCGGGATTCGGGCATGAAGACGATGCAGCCGTTCAGACCGGCGAGAAAGAACTTAGGGGAGCAACCTTCGGCGCACAGAAAAACTTTGAAGAGATACGGAAGAAAACAGCAGACCTGGAGGAGTTGCTCACCTGA
- a CDS encoding endonuclease III domain-containing protein — MASSSIQRARNVILDLEKRYGDIAWWPGTPEEVMIGAVLTQQTRWENVENALVNLKERNICSLEGIAASADEDIEAAIRCTGFFRIKTRRLKALASRVQEGGGLSVLGEMKTGRLRSFLLDINGVGPETADSILCYCFLRASFVIDAYTHRICACAGIRERGNELKSLFESALPPDNDAHRLCHAWFVEYAKEMCARRRCEECRIRNLNE; from the coding sequence ATGGCATCGTCATCAATACAAAGAGCCCGCAATGTTATCCTCGACCTGGAAAAGCGGTACGGGGATATTGCATGGTGGCCGGGGACTCCGGAAGAGGTAATGATTGGGGCCGTCCTGACCCAGCAGACGCGCTGGGAGAACGTGGAAAATGCCCTCGTCAATCTGAAGGAGAGGAATATATGTTCCCTTGAAGGGATTGCTGCATCGGCCGATGAGGATATTGAGGCGGCCATCAGATGTACCGGGTTTTTCAGGATCAAGACACGGCGCCTGAAGGCTCTGGCATCCCGGGTACAGGAGGGGGGCGGCCTCAGCGTCCTTGGGGAAATGAAGACCGGAAGGCTCCGTTCGTTTCTTCTGGATATCAATGGTGTCGGGCCCGAGACCGCAGACAGCATACTCTGTTACTGCTTTCTGAGAGCATCCTTTGTCATCGATGCCTACACCCATCGTATATGCGCATGTGCGGGTATCAGGGAGCGCGGAAACGAGCTGAAATCACTCTTCGAATCAGCACTCCCTCCCGACAATGATGCACACAGGTTATGTCATGCATGGTTTGTGGAATACGCCAAGGAGATGTGCGCACGAAGGAGGTGCGAGGAATGCAGGATCCGGAATTTGAACGAATAG
- a CDS encoding AAA family ATPase, whose protein sequence is MKVIGVVGLPATGKGEFSRVAGDLGIPVVVMGDVVRREVRRRGLPLTDETMGRISGELRQEYGRDALATLSIPFIEETAAGVVLVDGIRSDAEVVRFREHFGEFHLVAVESPFDLRIERIRCRGREDDIISVDELTNRDERELGWGLGEAILMADYSVTNDGGMHEYEIRVRSVLREIVGDI, encoded by the coding sequence ATGAAAGTAATTGGTGTGGTTGGATTGCCTGCTACCGGCAAGGGCGAATTTTCCAGAGTTGCCGGGGATCTCGGGATACCTGTGGTGGTGATGGGGGATGTTGTCCGCAGGGAGGTCCGGCGACGCGGTCTTCCGCTGACCGATGAGACGATGGGGAGGATATCCGGAGAACTTCGGCAGGAATACGGAAGAGATGCTCTTGCAACACTGAGTATCCCGTTCATCGAGGAAACAGCGGCAGGGGTTGTGCTTGTGGATGGTATCCGGAGTGATGCGGAGGTCGTCCGGTTCCGGGAGCATTTTGGTGAATTTCATCTCGTCGCCGTCGAGTCCCCCTTTGACCTGAGAATAGAGCGCATCCGGTGCCGGGGGCGGGAGGATGACATCATCAGTGTTGATGAGCTGACGAACCGCGACGAGCGAGAACTCGGCTGGGGTCTCGGTGAGGCGATACTCATGGCGGATTACTCCGTCACCAATGACGGCGGGATGCATGAATATGAAATACGGGTCCGGTCCGTTCTCCGGGAAATTGTGGGAGATATATGA
- a CDS encoding archaellin/type IV pilin N-terminal domain-containing protein produces MNSFRERAASHIEATLILVAITVILALLVLLIPIHFPVFSLPEEPPVVFAITKITSDPPDYESRIYLTHVGDTAFPNAPLCAEIYIDGKRVPCVITTLRTTDFIATHHYGVQTLKGPGGQDATWEPREMLRIDLSDGTIRPGDAVRVDILTSEDDSLVSRDTATA; encoded by the coding sequence GTGAATTCCTTTCGGGAGCGGGCAGCATCGCATATTGAGGCGACGCTCATACTTGTTGCCATTACGGTCATCCTCGCACTTCTCGTTCTGCTCATTCCCATTCATTTCCCCGTATTTTCCCTGCCCGAAGAGCCACCGGTTGTCTTTGCCATCACAAAAATCACCAGTGACCCGCCCGATTATGAGAGCAGAATCTATCTGACCCACGTGGGGGATACGGCATTTCCCAATGCCCCTCTCTGTGCAGAAATATATATCGACGGGAAACGGGTTCCCTGCGTCATAACAACACTTCGCACCACCGATTTCATAGCAACACATCATTACGGGGTGCAGACTCTCAAGGGTCCCGGGGGACAGGATGCGACATGGGAGCCCCGGGAAATGCTCCGGATTGATCTCTCCGACGGGACAATTCGCCCCGGCGATGCGGTAAGGGTTGACATCCTGACAAGTGAAGATGACTCGCTCGTCTCACGGGACACAGCAACGGCCTGA
- a CDS encoding 5-formyltetrahydrofolate cyclo-ligase, whose translation MMTKHDEKEQLRSACRARRDALPEIERTRMSEAITKRVLALVGPHATVMAYASKEPEVETMPLLCSLIRQGKHLVLPIIQREDRTLRLSYVRSPDALSPSTFGVPEPVECEEPAEAASLDIIIVPLIGFDREGNRIGYGAGYYDRFFSAHPHIPSVGVAFSVQECPHIPAERFDHRLDYIVTEQEIIKIREI comes from the coding sequence ATGATGACAAAACACGATGAAAAGGAACAACTGCGCTCTGCCTGCAGGGCCCGCAGGGATGCTCTCCCGGAGATCGAACGAACCCGTATGAGCGAAGCAATCACCAAACGCGTGCTCGCCCTGGTCGGCCCCCATGCTACGGTCATGGCCTATGCCTCAAAAGAGCCCGAAGTCGAAACAATGCCCCTCCTCTGCTCCCTTATCAGGCAGGGAAAACATCTTGTTCTCCCCATCATTCAGAGAGAAGATCGGACCCTTCGCCTTTCATATGTCCGTTCACCGGACGCTCTATCGCCATCCACATTTGGTGTTCCCGAGCCTGTCGAATGCGAGGAACCCGCCGAGGCGGCCTCACTTGACATCATCATTGTTCCGCTCATCGGGTTCGACAGGGAGGGAAACAGGATCGGGTATGGAGCAGGATATTATGACCGGTTCTTCTCCGCCCATCCACATATCCCCTCCGTCGGCGTAGCATTTTCAGTACAGGAATGTCCCCACATACCGGCCGAACGCTTCGATCACCGCCTCGACTACATTGTAACAGAACAGGAAATCATCAAAATACGTGAAATATGA
- a CDS encoding type I 3-dehydroquinate dehydratase has translation MEEKEKPYEKEADVKTVVALTSMENLRDAAFSGADLIELRIDLFGITPEDIAAVDYPLPELIVTLRSKDEGGRFEGGGEEWMAAISVWTDTAAYIDVERCFRQFADDLRVTGPVKIIASAHLTGTPDPQELSSLEHDLREFGDVPKIIVTPSSHEDVLSLLAFTLDAPKPICTGAMGEGYRYARAMVALFGSDLIYCHFGTPTAPGQYHINTMKRLLEDLS, from the coding sequence TTGGAGGAGAAGGAAAAACCCTATGAGAAGGAAGCTGACGTGAAAACGGTTGTTGCACTTACCTCTATGGAGAATCTTCGGGATGCAGCCTTCAGCGGTGCGGATCTGATTGAACTGCGGATCGATCTATTCGGGATCACTCCCGAAGACATTGCTGCGGTGGACTATCCCCTCCCCGAGCTGATTGTCACTCTGCGAAGCAAGGATGAGGGGGGGCGTTTCGAGGGAGGCGGCGAAGAATGGATGGCGGCAATATCGGTATGGACGGATACGGCAGCATATATCGATGTCGAACGGTGCTTCCGGCAGTTCGCCGACGACCTGAGAGTGACCGGACCCGTAAAAATCATTGCTTCGGCCCATCTCACGGGCACTCCTGACCCACAGGAGCTCTCATCCCTTGAACATGACCTCAGGGAGTTCGGGGATGTACCCAAGATAATTGTCACCCCGAGCTCGCATGAAGATGTTCTCTCTCTTCTCGCGTTCACGCTGGATGCACCAAAGCCGATATGTACCGGAGCAATGGGTGAAGGATACAGGTATGCGAGGGCGATGGTGGCGCTCTTCGGATCCGATCTTATCTACTGCCATTTTGGCACACCCACGGCACCCGGACAGTATCATATCAATACAATGAAGAGGCTCCTGGAGGATCTTTCCTGA
- the trxA gene encoding thioredoxin — MAKPVLMDFYAEWCGPCKMQTPELEKLKEMMGDAVEIKKIDVDQNMDLARKYGIQVVPTLVIEKDGEVKERLEGVTPAETLKRLLEPLQ; from the coding sequence ATGGCAAAACCAGTGCTGATGGATTTTTACGCTGAATGGTGCGGTCCGTGCAAGATGCAGACGCCTGAACTTGAAAAGCTGAAGGAAATGATGGGTGATGCCGTCGAGATAAAAAAAATCGATGTCGATCAGAACATGGATCTTGCCCGCAAGTATGGAATACAGGTTGTTCCGACCCTCGTCATTGAAAAAGACGGGGAGGTCAAGGAGCGACTTGAAGGGGTAACGCCGGCAGAGACGCTGAAAAGGCTCCTTGAACCACTCCAATAA